Proteins from one Procambarus clarkii isolate CNS0578487 chromosome 40, FALCON_Pclarkii_2.0, whole genome shotgun sequence genomic window:
- the LOC123757846 gene encoding zinc finger CCHC domain-containing protein 24 has translation MKMVETACLTPYQGKRRACGMFHCKKCDKHWFSANSWANCYQKCLSCNGKIYPYRQFPPLKGSGPRIGIPQHPQNMCQKCKEIGRFCGRWELFSQR, from the exons ATG AAAATGGTTGAAACTGCTTGTCTGACCCCATATCAAGGCAAAAGGAGAGCGTGTGGAATGTTCCATTGTAAAAAATGTGATAAACATTGGTTCTCTGCTAACTCCTGGGCCAACTGTTACCAAAAATGCTTAAGTTGTAATGGCAAGATATATCCTTATAGACAG TTTCCACCTTTGAAAGGGAGTGGTCCTCGTATAGGTATACCCCAACATCCACAAAACATGTGTCAAAAATGCAAGGAAATAGGCCGGTTCTGTGGGCGTTGGGAACTCTTTTCCCAAAGATGA